The genomic stretch CTGGTTTCCTGATTGTTTACCTAAAAATCACACCAGTATGTacaggtcatcacgattttcatgattttcaaaAGACATtgcgatttaaaaaatgcatgtgaAAGTGTTATGAAACTCAAAAATACAatacatttttgctctaaaatattaaacacagaaaaaaaagtataatacTGACATCACTTGAAGACATACTGTATTTACACTTCATTAAAGGTAATTAATAACATTGCTGTGTGTAGGTTAACATATCAGATTGTCTTATAATTAAGTAATTGCCTTGCAATGAAAGTGTAGTAAAGTTTTCTGCCTCCTCCCTGGATACAGAAAAACCTATTCTGCATTGCTTATACAGCTTAGCATAGCTCAAGTCAATCTGATTATTTTGGTATAGCAATGGCATGCTTATAAATTAGCTTCTGAATGAACTTGAAGTTTGAGGATGGACCCTTCCAATAACTTGGAAATCATTTGTATCTTTTTTTGCTATTACTTTTATGTttagtgtttaaagtgaacctgaactcttgcacaggactgaataaatacatagaggaatgccccctgtatgtatttagaaagtttagcctgttttattccccctcatttgtgtcttatcacaagctgtaatctgatctctcccctgtatcacatgactgcctatggcagagatggcagataaggccatttgaaagcacaggaccgTTAACAATactgtatgtctgcttccatgaatcaggaagtagaaacagtgcagatttggtTTAGGacttgtatcaggtgtaacaaagattttttttgtttaaaggctattatgcttttgtgtatcttttagagcagagagtacgTTCTTCTGAGTACAAGTCCGCTTTAAATTGAGTTTCATACGACTTTAGTGCAATGCTGTTATTGCTATTATACTATATGATCTTGTACACTGTGGACACCTCAGTTTACAAGCTATCCATTTAAACAACGTAAGTAAGGATGCCTTTcactcagtaaatgtgaggtgggATGATAAAACATTTCCTTATTCTAGGAATACATTACATGGCAGCATCGAATAACACTCACTTTAAGGAATTTATTCTTCTGGGACTAACAGACAATCCCAAACTTGAGATTATTCTTTTtgttcttttctttattttttacattgttACTGTTCTGGGAAATATTGGCATCATCGTGGCCGTTAGGGTGGATTCTCGTCTTCATACTCCTATGTATTTTTTCCTCAACAATCTTTCATTTTTAGATCTTTGCTATGCCACCATTATAACCCCTAAAACTCTGGTCAACTTTCTGTCAACATCAAAATCCATTGGCTATAATGAGTGTGCTGTTCAGATGTATTTTTTCGCAGCATCAGTTACTACTGAATGCTTCTTATTGGGAGTCATGGCTTATGATCGTTATGTCGCAATATGTAACCCACTCCTTTATTCAGTTGTGATGGCGAAGAGGATCTGTATGCAGCTTGTGGCTGGAGCTTATACCTTGGGCTACCTCAATGCAACACTGCATACAATAACTACATTCCGATTACCTTTTTGTAAGACCAACAAGATTGACCACTTTTTCTGTGATGTTCCTCCTCTCCTGAAACTGTCCTGCACCAAGACCACCATGAATGAAATCCTGATGTTCATATTTGGAGGTTTTGCTGAGTCAAGCTCACTCACCACCATTATTGTTTCCTACAGCTACATTATATCAACCATACTTCGAATCCGTTCCTCAGAAGGAAGGAAGAAGGCGTTTTCAACATGCGCCTCTCACTTAATGGCTGTCACCATATTTTACAGTACTATTCTTTTCATGTACTTGAGACCTTCCTCTACGTATTCCATGGACCAGGACAGAGTGGCTTCTGTATTCTATAGTGTTATTATTCCCATGTTAAACCCTCTCATCTACAGCCTAAGGAACAATGAGGTAGCACAGGCTTTAAAGAAAATCAGAGCAAAATACTGTTGTAAAACAAGCAACAAATAATTTAAAGTGTCCTGCCTGAAAGTACAATTTCCACATTTCCAAGTCATAACTTTGTGACAGCAGAAGCTAACGTGGTGGATTTTTGAAGGCACAAAAGATAACaatgtaatatattttatttacaataaaactcacattttgtgtttttgttgtcgACTTCCCATTGTTCTCTCCCTGTATTACTATGCGTTGTATTCAtaaagcgctgacatattacgcagtgccgaACAGTAGATAAATAGAGAGACCGACAACAATGTACAAGATACAAGATAATACAACAGAgtttaatttaaagtggacccaaattaaaaatacaagatttcagaaataaaatctattttctaaattataataataaatagcagccttttttcagctgcatgatgacaaatataaaatattttacatttattggaggaacccctcccttcctttcatattgccgggacagattccggcaaactggtggagtaggaggtgtccggcaaaggaggaattgctaatggctgccacctgtataaccctagttatgaaaagagaagggtgaaaagcatgcactgaaatgctcataggctcgaAGGAGTGATtatttatctctgtatgtgtcagagtggtgcaactaaatatttagaattaaaaaaaatgtttggtttgggtccgctttatgtCTTAGAGACCACATAATTAATGCCCAAGTCAGTCCACAGGAAGGGTGCATGGTGGTGGGGGTGCATGATCAAGGGAGAGGACATGCCAgaggtttacaatctaaagggaggggatgTGGGTTGCATCACAGGTGCTCAGCAGAGCGAGTTGTAGCATTTATACTGGATTTGGGGGAGATCTTGAAGagttgagttttgagggcttgtttgaaggtattaaagggtgTGGAGAGCCAGATGGGTGGTGGAacggagttccagagagtaggggcagctctTGAAAAGGCTTGCAGTCTCACATTGGAGTAGGAGATGCATGGGGCGGCCAGGCGCAGGTCGCTGGAGGATCAGAGAGGGCGGCTGGCTGTATTTGatctaattaaaaatatttagttgaaaTAGCACAAGGGGACTACAAACCAAGAATATAGAAATAGAGATGGTCGAAAAGAAACAAatcattctggcttgcatgcagatttaatgcaaattgtaaaaAACTTAGAATTGGGCCATTCAAAACCATGGGAAATTTAACGTTATTGACCCATTTCCaaaatgcatacaatttgcatttaatTTGTACATAAGCCACATTTAATAGCAACTTATTGAAATCTCTCTACTGAAAGAAAAGGGTGCAACAGTCGCCTTaataatatacaggatcttctcaaaaaattagcatattgtgataaagttcattattttctgtaatgtactgataaacattagactttcatatattttagattcaaatacacacaactgaagtagctcaagccttttattgttttaatattgatgattttggcatacagctcatgaaaacccaaatttcctatctcaaaaaatttgcatatttcacctgaccaataaaagaaaagtgtttttaaaacaaaaaaagtcaaccttcaaataattatgttcagttatgcactcaatacttggcgggaatccttttgcagaaatgactgcttctttgcggcgtggcatgaaggcaatcagcctgtggcacggctcaggtgttatggaggcccaggatgcttcaatagcggccttaagctcatccagagtgttgggtcttgtgtctctcaactttctcttcacaatatcccacagattctctatggggttcaggtcaggagagttggcaggccaattgagcacagtaataccatggtcagtaaaccatttaccagtggctttggcactgtgagcaggtgccaggtcgtgctgaaaaatgaaatcttcatctccataagtgcttttcagcagatggaagcatgaacccacttttgaaccagaaacagcggcagaagcgcctgacctgggctacagagaagcagcactggactgttgctcagtggtccaaagtacttttttcggatgaaagcaacttttacatgtcggaaatcaaggtgccagagtctggaggaagactggggagagggaaatgccaaaatgcctgaagtccagtgtcaagtacccacagtcagtgatggtctggggtgccatgtcagctactggtgttggtccactgtgttttatcaagtgcagggtcaatgcagctagctatcaggagattttggagcacttcatgcttccatctgctgaaaagctttatggagatgaagatttcatttttcagcacgacttggcacctgctcacagtgccataaccactggtaaatggtttactgaccatggtattactgtgctcaattggcctgctaactctcctgacctgcaccccatagagaatctgtgggatattatgaagagaaagttgagagccgcaagacccaacacactggatgagcttaaagggaaccttaactgagagtgatatgtatgtttcctgttaagcaataccagttgcctggcagtccagctgatctctgtgactgcaatagtggctgaatcacaccctgaaacaagcatgcagctaatccagtctgacttcagtcagagcacctgatctgcatgcttgttcaggggctgtggctaaaagtattagagacacaggatcagcaggcgattcaggcaactggtattattttaaaaggaaaaatccatatccttctcagtttaggttccctttaaggctactatcgaagcatcctgggcctccataacacctgagcagtgccacaggctgattgcctccatgccacaccgcattgaagcagtcatttctgcaaaaggattcctgaccaagtattgagtgcataactgaacataattatttgaaggttgactttttttgttttaaaaacacttttcttttattggtcggatgaaatatgctaatttttttgagatagtaattttggggttttcatgagctgtatgccaaaatcatcaatattaaaacaataaaaggattgaactacttcagttgtgtgtatttgaatctaaaatatatgaaagtctaatgtttatcagtacattacagaaaataatgaactttatcacaatatgctaattttttgagaagatcctgtatagcttGATTAGTGGCATATCCCAATATTCTGGCACATAACCTAATACCCTGTGTAAAATATTCATTTgcctaaaataaatatttttggatTGTTCAGAACAAAATGAATATAACCTGTACCTTTTTTTTACTctagtgatttttatttttaataccaTGTGGCCTTCCCCCCAGTTTCATAGCCCCAGCCTAGTCTATGCTCCATCTCATTCATGCATAATTGTTttgtctaatgcctagtacacaccatacaattttctgcaagATTTGCCTgctagataaatccctggatcaactctcacgggaattacctagtaattattgcCCTGGACACCCTTAAATGCAAGAAAAGCTTCAAAGCTCTCttcaaatgcagatatagagtttgccataactactccaTGAGGTATGATTttacagattttaaccactcttactgtgaaTTTGTATTTATAAATGTTAATCAGATCACCTCTCAGTCACCTTTTTTCCTAGCTAAATAATCcctgtttgtccaacctttctttttaagtcagatcttccatccctctgattaaccaccctggcgtactattaagatcgccagggcggctgcgggaggtttttttttaaataaaaaaaaactatttcatgcagccaactgaaagttggctgcatgaaagcccactagagggcgctccggaggcgttcttctgatcgcctccggcggtcagaagtaacacggaaggccgcaatgagcggccttccgtgttttgcttacttcgtcgccatggcgacgagcggagtgacgtcatggacgtcagccgacgtcctgacatcagccgcctccgatccagcccttagc from Hyperolius riggenbachi isolate aHypRig1 chromosome 2, aHypRig1.pri, whole genome shotgun sequence encodes the following:
- the LOC137544850 gene encoding olfactory receptor 5AP2-like; its protein translation is MAASNNTHFKEFILLGLTDNPKLEIILFVLFFIFYIVTVLGNIGIIVAVRVDSRLHTPMYFFLNNLSFLDLCYATIITPKTLVNFLSTSKSIGYNECAVQMYFFAASVTTECFLLGVMAYDRYVAICNPLLYSVVMAKRICMQLVAGAYTLGYLNATLHTITTFRLPFCKTNKIDHFFCDVPPLLKLSCTKTTMNEILMFIFGGFAESSSLTTIIVSYSYIISTILRIRSSEGRKKAFSTCASHLMAVTIFYSTILFMYLRPSSTYSMDQDRVASVFYSVIIPMLNPLIYSLRNNEVAQALKKIRAKYCCKTSNK